From one Misgurnus anguillicaudatus chromosome 2, ASM2758022v2, whole genome shotgun sequence genomic stretch:
- the tmem59 gene encoding transmembrane protein 59 has translation MSAVKSCWVLLSCFYLFANTSGSSDVFNAVLGDSACCHKTCQLTYSLHTYPQEEALYACQRGCRLFSICQFVGDSKDLNETKSECESACREAYTQSDEQYACNLGCQSQLPFAEQRMEELLTMVPKIHLLYPLTLVRGIWDDMMSQAHSFITSSWTFYLQADDGKVVIFQSEPQVQFFSQVDFQSEETEQRSALNPGINNPVYKDYPRTLIQERDRDMFMDRSNSEFDYNFFSCFSRNPWLPGWILTTTLVLSVMVLIWICCATVSTAVEQHVSAEKLSIYGDMEYMKDQKPIPYLQSSLVIIRSSGEEQEAGPLPSKVNLGQSNI, from the exons ATGAGTGCAGTTAAGTCCTGTTGGGTTCTTCTAAGTTGTTTCTACTTATTTGCAAACACCTCCGGATCATCCGATGTCTTTAATGCTGTTTTGGGAGACTCGGCGTGTTGTCATAAAACATGTCAGTTGACGTACAGTTTGCACACTTATCCCCAG GAAGAGGCTTTGTACGCCTGTCAGAGAGGATGTCGTCTCTTCTCCATTTGTCAGTTTGTTGGTGACAGCAAGGATCTCAATGAAACCAAGTCTGAATGCGAGTCAG CCTGCCGCGAGGCCTACACCCAATCAGATGAGCAGTATGCGTGTAATCTTGGATGTCAGAGTCAGCTGCCATTTGCAGAGCAAAGAATGGAGGAG TTGTTGACTATGGTGCCCAAAATCCATCTGTTGTACCCGCTGACTTTGGTGAGGGGTATTTGGGACGACATGATGAGCCAGGCTCACAGTTTTATTACCTCATCCTGGACATTTTACCTCCAGGCAGATGATGGCAAAGTCGTCATTTTCCAG TCAGAGCCGCAAGTTCAGTTTTTCTCTCAGGTGGACTTCCAGTCAGAAGAGACGGAGCAACGGAGCGCTT taaATCCAGGAATAAACAACCCTGTTTACAAAGACTATCCAAGGACTTTAATTCAGGAGAGAGACCGGGACATGTTCATGGATCGAAGCAACTCTGAGTTTGATTACAACTTTTTCAGCTGTTTCTCAAG GAATCCATGGCTGCCTGGCTGGATCCTGACCACCACTTTGGTTCTGTCTGTCATGGTTCTCATCTGGATCTGTTGTGCCACAGTGTCCACTGCTGTTGAGCAGCACGTTTCTGCTGAG AAACTAAGCATATATGGTGATATGGAGTACATGAAGGACCAGAAACCGATCCCTTATCTACAGTCCTCTCTGGTTATCATCAGATCTTCTGGAGAGGAACAGGAGGCGGGACCTCTGCCATCAAAGGTCAACCTGGGTCAATCTAACATTTAA
- the LOC129443390 gene encoding low-density lipoprotein receptor class A domain-containing protein 1 isoform X1, which yields MKPNRTHPQSENATYEETESQEEDCCDECCRSCTRRAVCVSGIILSCLIFSAVTVLLVLDFAPKQLPIIRDCRTPKNGSGFLCDDRVTCIPPSDLCNGALNCPSGADEDQHMCSDLPNNLPNNLVFRCGNPRFWIFTDQKCNFINNCGDCSDEIGIYSSCPSCGAEGWACTPVDFQYCDCIPRSLCQDGRQHCFDWSDEYMCIKG from the exons ATGAAACCCAACCGAACACATCCTCAG TCTGAGAATGCAACATATGAGGAAACAGAATCACAAGAGGAAG ATTGTTGTGATGAGTGTTGCCGTTCCTGCACTAGAAGAGCCGTATGTGTCTCTGGGATCATTCTATCTTGTCTGATCTTCAGTGCAGTGACAGTGCTGCTAGTTTTGGATTTTGCCCCTAAACAACTTCCAA taattCGTGATTGTAGGACGCCGAAAAACGGCTCAGGATTTTTGTGTGATGACAGAGTAACCTGCATCCCACCCTCTGACCTCTGTAATGGAGCTCTGAACTGCCCCAGTGGAGCAGATGAGGACCAACATATGTGTA GTGATCTGCCGAACAACCTTCCGAATAACCTTGTTTTCCGTTGTGGCAATCCACGCTTCTGGATCTTCACTGACCaaaaatgtaactttattaacaatTGTGGAGACTGCTCAGATGAAATTGGAATTT ATTCAAGCTGTCCATCCTGTGGAGCAGAGGGGTGGGCCTGTACACCTGTGGACTTTCAATACTGTGACTGCATACCCCGCAGTCTGTGTCAGGACGGTAGACAGCACTGTTTTGACTGGTCTGATGAATACATGTGCATCAAAGGATAA
- the LOC129443390 gene encoding low-density lipoprotein receptor class A domain-containing protein 1 isoform X2, translated as MKPNRTHPQSENATYEETESQEEDCCDECCRSCTRRAVCVSGIILSCLIFSAVTVLLVLDFAPKQLPIIRDCRTPKNGSGFLCDDRVTCIPPSDLCNGALNCPSGADEDQHMCSDLPNNLPNNLVFRCGNPRFWIFTDQKYSSCPSCGAEGWACTPVDFQYCDCIPRSLCQDGRQHCFDWSDEYMCIKG; from the exons ATGAAACCCAACCGAACACATCCTCAG TCTGAGAATGCAACATATGAGGAAACAGAATCACAAGAGGAAG ATTGTTGTGATGAGTGTTGCCGTTCCTGCACTAGAAGAGCCGTATGTGTCTCTGGGATCATTCTATCTTGTCTGATCTTCAGTGCAGTGACAGTGCTGCTAGTTTTGGATTTTGCCCCTAAACAACTTCCAA taattCGTGATTGTAGGACGCCGAAAAACGGCTCAGGATTTTTGTGTGATGACAGAGTAACCTGCATCCCACCCTCTGACCTCTGTAATGGAGCTCTGAACTGCCCCAGTGGAGCAGATGAGGACCAACATATGTGTA GTGATCTGCCGAACAACCTTCCGAATAACCTTGTTTTCCGTTGTGGCAATCCACGCTTCTGGATCTTCACTGACCaaaaat ATTCAAGCTGTCCATCCTGTGGAGCAGAGGGGTGGGCCTGTACACCTGTGGACTTTCAATACTGTGACTGCATACCCCGCAGTCTGTGTCAGGACGGTAGACAGCACTGTTTTGACTGGTCTGATGAATACATGTGCATCAAAGGATAA